One window of the Azospirillum sp. TSH58 genome contains the following:
- the uxuA gene encoding mannonate dehydratase, giving the protein MEQTWRWFGPDDVIRLNHIRQTGATGIVTALHQIPYGVVWSVEEIEERKAMIAADPSLGLRWSVVESLPVHESIKIGEGDLTPLFDNYRQSLRNLAACGVTTVCYNFMPILDWTRTDLAAPVPGGGTSLRFNAFEHAAFDVFMLERPGAEDDHSPEVLARARAWFDKASEGDKKTLLANIMAGLPGAFDRYDIPGLRKMLDRYKDMSHGALRETLARFLREVIPTAEEVGVRMCIHPDDPPRPLMGLPRIVSNEDDLDFIVNVIDSEANGITFCTGSLGAGAKNDVPAMIKRFAPKVTFAHLRNVKKDPDGSFQEAEHLGGDVDMVSVVTTLLEEQKRRKDAGNPNWRIPFRPDHGHELLDDVGKKTHPGYPAIGRLRGLAEIRGVMTAVASMRQLPV; this is encoded by the coding sequence ATGGAACAGACTTGGCGTTGGTTCGGCCCGGACGATGTGATCCGGCTCAACCACATCCGTCAGACCGGCGCCACCGGCATCGTCACCGCCCTGCACCAGATCCCCTACGGCGTGGTCTGGTCGGTCGAGGAGATCGAGGAGCGCAAGGCGATGATCGCCGCCGACCCGTCGCTGGGCCTGCGCTGGAGCGTGGTGGAAAGCCTGCCGGTCCATGAGTCCATCAAGATCGGCGAGGGCGACCTGACCCCGCTGTTCGACAACTACCGCCAGTCGCTGCGCAACCTCGCGGCCTGCGGGGTGACGACGGTCTGCTACAACTTCATGCCGATCCTCGACTGGACCCGCACCGACCTCGCCGCGCCGGTGCCGGGCGGCGGCACCTCGCTGCGCTTCAACGCCTTCGAGCACGCCGCCTTCGACGTCTTCATGCTGGAGCGTCCGGGCGCCGAGGACGACCATTCGCCGGAGGTGCTGGCCCGCGCCCGCGCCTGGTTCGACAAGGCGTCGGAGGGCGACAAGAAGACGCTGCTCGCCAACATCATGGCCGGCCTGCCGGGCGCCTTCGACCGCTACGACATCCCGGGCCTGCGCAAGATGCTCGACCGCTACAAGGACATGAGCCACGGCGCGCTGCGCGAGACGCTGGCCCGCTTCCTGCGCGAGGTGATCCCGACCGCGGAAGAGGTTGGTGTCCGCATGTGCATCCACCCCGACGACCCGCCGCGCCCGCTGATGGGCCTGCCGCGCATCGTCAGCAACGAGGACGACCTGGACTTCATCGTCAACGTCATCGATTCCGAGGCCAACGGCATCACCTTCTGCACCGGCTCGCTCGGCGCCGGGGCCAAGAACGACGTGCCGGCGATGATCAAGCGCTTCGCCCCGAAGGTCACCTTCGCCCATCTGCGCAACGTGAAGAAGGACCCCGACGGCTCCTTCCAGGAAGCCGAGCATCTGGGCGGCGACGTCGACATGGTGTCGGTCGTCACCACGCTCCTGGAGGAGCAGAAGCGCCGCAAGGACGCGGGCAACCCGAACTGGCGCATCCCCTTCCGCCCCGACCACGGCCACGAGCTGCTGGACGACGTGGGCAAGAAGACCCACCCCGGCTACCCGGCGATCGGGCGTCTGCGCGGTCTGGCGGAGATCCGCGGCGTGATGACCGCCGTGGCCTCGATGCGCCAGCTTCCGGTCTGA
- a CDS encoding mannitol dehydrogenase family protein, which translates to MRLSPDTLPSLRPGVQRPGYDRAALATGIVHLGIGAFHRAHQAVYTDAALARSFGPWGIAGVSLRSPDTRDALEPQGGLYTVAVRDAAGERLRVVGSVTQLLVAPEDPAAVLELLTRPAVRIVTLTVTEKGYCHDPATGALNEAHPDIVHDLASPESPRSVPGFLVEALIRRRAAGVAPFTVLSCDNLPSNGDTAAGLLRRYAELRDPALGAWFAENVACPNSMVDRIVPATTDADRDRVSDGLGLRDSWPVVTEPFSQWVIEDRFPTGRPAWELEGAELVPDVHPYETMKLRLLNGSHSTLAYLGYLAGYETVSDTMADPAFVRLIRGLMDEEAGPTLHMPPGADLGHYKDALIERFRNPALRHRTWQIAMDGTQKLPQRLLGTIRDRLAAGAPIDRLALGVAGWMRYVSGTDEAGRPIDVRDPMAARLAELAAEAGPVADRLAPALFGLSAVFGDDLPRDPRFTGPVTDALRRLYAEGARAVVQSVAPAAG; encoded by the coding sequence ATGCGCTTGAGCCCCGACACGCTGCCCTCGCTGCGCCCCGGCGTGCAGCGCCCCGGCTATGACCGTGCCGCCTTGGCCACCGGCATCGTCCATCTGGGCATCGGCGCCTTCCACCGCGCCCATCAGGCCGTCTACACCGACGCCGCCCTGGCCCGGTCCTTCGGCCCCTGGGGCATCGCCGGGGTCAGCCTGCGCAGCCCCGACACGCGCGACGCGTTGGAGCCGCAGGGCGGCCTCTACACCGTGGCCGTGCGCGACGCCGCCGGCGAGCGGCTGCGGGTGGTCGGCTCGGTCACCCAGTTGCTGGTCGCTCCGGAGGACCCCGCCGCGGTGCTGGAACTCCTGACCCGGCCCGCCGTCCGCATCGTCACCCTGACCGTCACGGAGAAGGGCTATTGCCACGACCCGGCGACCGGCGCGCTGAACGAGGCCCATCCGGACATCGTCCACGACCTCGCCAGTCCGGAAAGCCCGCGCAGCGTGCCCGGCTTCCTGGTCGAGGCTCTGATCCGCCGCCGCGCCGCCGGGGTGGCGCCCTTCACGGTGCTGAGCTGCGACAACCTGCCGAGCAACGGCGACACCGCGGCGGGTCTGCTGCGCCGCTACGCCGAGCTGCGCGACCCCGCGCTGGGGGCGTGGTTCGCCGAGAACGTGGCCTGCCCGAACAGCATGGTGGACCGCATCGTGCCGGCGACCACCGACGCCGACCGCGACCGCGTGTCGGACGGGCTGGGGCTGCGCGACTCCTGGCCGGTGGTGACCGAGCCCTTCAGCCAGTGGGTGATCGAGGACCGCTTCCCCACCGGGCGCCCGGCCTGGGAGCTGGAGGGGGCGGAGCTGGTTCCCGACGTCCATCCCTATGAGACGATGAAGCTGCGGTTGCTGAACGGCAGCCACTCCACGCTCGCCTATCTCGGCTACCTCGCCGGCTACGAGACGGTGTCGGACACCATGGCCGATCCGGCCTTCGTTCGCCTGATCCGCGGCCTGATGGACGAGGAGGCCGGTCCGACCCTGCACATGCCGCCGGGCGCCGATCTCGGCCATTACAAGGACGCGCTGATCGAGCGCTTCCGCAACCCGGCCCTGCGCCACCGCACCTGGCAGATCGCCATGGACGGCACGCAGAAGCTGCCGCAGCGGCTGCTCGGCACCATCCGCGACCGGCTGGCCGCCGGAGCACCGATCGACCGGCTGGCGCTGGGGGTGGCGGGCTGGATGCGCTACGTCTCCGGCACCGACGAGGCCGGCCGCCCCATCGACGTGCGCGATCCCATGGCCGCCCGGCTCGCCGAGCTGGCGGCGGAGGCCGGGCCGGTCGCCGACCGTCTGGCGCCCGCCCTGTTCGGGCTGAGCGCCGTCTTCGGCGACGACCTGCCGCGCGACCCGCGCTTCACCGGCCCGGTGACCGACGCGCTGCGCCGGCTCTACGCCGAGGGCGCCCGCGCCGTCGTGCAATCGGTCGCACCGGCGGCGGGCTGA
- a CDS encoding GntR family transcriptional regulator, translating to MTDTPTSSAPTDIRGPRLHGVYDALRAAVLSGEIRPGEGISETRVAARYGVSRTPVREAFRRLADEGFLRIVPQVGTFVAPIQLAAVSDSQFIRETLECRTVRLAAERAEAADVASLSRLLDSHRAVMSPDRHSEFFALDEATHAELARIAGRPAVWDLLVAVKAQLDRVRFLSLHSEGWAAKIVGEHQSIVDRVAARDPDGAEEAMRAHLRTVFAAVDEIARTNSHFFET from the coding sequence ATGACCGACACGCCGACCTCCTCCGCCCCCACCGACATCCGCGGCCCCCGCCTGCACGGGGTCTACGACGCCCTGCGCGCCGCCGTGCTGTCGGGGGAGATCCGCCCCGGCGAGGGGATTTCGGAAACCCGTGTGGCCGCCCGCTATGGCGTCAGCCGCACCCCGGTGCGCGAGGCCTTCCGCCGGCTGGCCGACGAGGGGTTCCTGCGCATCGTGCCGCAGGTCGGCACCTTCGTGGCGCCGATCCAGCTCGCCGCGGTGTCGGACAGCCAGTTCATCCGCGAGACCCTGGAATGCCGGACCGTCCGTCTGGCCGCCGAGCGGGCGGAGGCGGCGGACGTCGCCTCGCTCAGCCGGCTCCTCGACTCGCACCGAGCGGTGATGTCCCCCGACCGCCATTCCGAGTTCTTCGCCCTCGACGAGGCCACCCACGCCGAACTGGCCCGCATCGCCGGGCGCCCGGCGGTGTGGGACCTGCTGGTCGCCGTCAAGGCGCAGCTCGACCGCGTGCGCTTCCTGTCGCTGCACAGCGAAGGCTGGGCGGCGAAGATCGTCGGCGAGCACCAGAGCATCGTGGACCGCGTCGCCGCCCGCGATCCCGACGGCGCGGAGGAGGCCATGCGCGCCCACCTGCGCACCGTCTTCGCGGCGGTGGACGAGATCGCCCGAACCAACAGCCACTTCTTCGAGACCTGA
- a CDS encoding PDC sensor domain-containing protein: MSKRFSLLLSTAAVLATLGTLPAYAADPALEASVRKTVSPQAQTWLADPAIVDAVKAQNTEHKGLDQAKIDAMDNDWKAAAKAKSANPTYDKIAANAVTKRLKEVTDKSNGRIVEILLMDNRGLNVAQTGGTSDYWQGDEPKWQKVYSGGSDLYMTDPEKDAETNAMLTEVSVPVLDPASKEKIGVAMIVLDTNKLGN; encoded by the coding sequence ATGTCCAAACGCTTTTCCCTGCTGCTCTCCACCGCGGCGGTCCTGGCCACGCTCGGCACCCTGCCGGCCTACGCCGCCGATCCCGCCCTGGAAGCCAGCGTCCGCAAGACAGTGAGCCCGCAGGCCCAGACCTGGCTCGCCGACCCGGCGATCGTCGACGCCGTCAAGGCCCAGAACACCGAGCACAAGGGCCTCGATCAGGCCAAGATCGACGCCATGGACAACGACTGGAAGGCGGCGGCCAAGGCCAAGTCCGCCAATCCCACCTACGACAAGATCGCCGCGAACGCCGTGACCAAGCGGCTGAAGGAGGTGACGGACAAGAGCAACGGCCGGATCGTGGAAATCCTGCTGATGGACAACCGCGGCCTGAACGTGGCCCAGACCGGCGGCACCTCCGACTACTGGCAGGGCGACGAGCCGAAGTGGCAGAAGGTCTACAGCGGCGGCTCCGACCTCTACATGACCGACCCGGAGAAGGACGCCGAGACCAACGCCATGCTGACCGAGGTCAGCGTTCCCGTGCTCGATCCGGCCAGCAAGGAAAAGATCGGCGTGGCGATGATCGTGCTCGATACCAACAAGCTCGGCAACTGA
- a CDS encoding alpha/beta fold hydrolase: protein MPTQHDSPVTEIEWTIRTAEGSLFAKSWTPETAGAPPIILFHDSLGSVDLWRGFPQRLAAGTNRRVIAYDRLGFGRSDAHPGRLALDFVAAEAHAGIPPLCDRLGVTEFVACGHSVGGGMAVETAARFPERCRALVTIAAQAFVEERTLAGIRDAKRDFQDPANMARLAKYHGDKARWVLDAWTETWLSPGFAGWTLDAALAAVRCPVLALHGDQDEYGSRAHPERIAAGRGTARILPDTGHVPHREREALVIDEIRGFLTWL from the coding sequence ATGCCGACACAGCACGACTCACCCGTGACCGAGATCGAATGGACGATCCGGACCGCGGAGGGCAGCCTCTTCGCGAAGAGCTGGACCCCGGAAACCGCCGGCGCTCCGCCGATCATCCTCTTCCACGACTCCCTCGGCAGCGTGGACTTGTGGCGCGGTTTCCCGCAGCGGCTGGCGGCCGGGACGAACCGCCGCGTCATCGCCTACGACCGGCTCGGCTTCGGGCGTTCGGACGCCCATCCGGGGCGGCTTGCGTTGGACTTCGTCGCCGCGGAGGCGCACGCGGGCATCCCGCCGCTGTGCGACCGGCTTGGGGTGACGGAGTTCGTCGCCTGCGGGCACAGCGTCGGAGGCGGCATGGCGGTCGAGACGGCGGCCCGCTTTCCGGAGCGGTGCCGCGCCCTCGTGACCATCGCCGCACAGGCGTTCGTGGAAGAAAGGACCCTTGCCGGAATCCGCGACGCCAAGCGTGATTTCCAGGACCCGGCCAACATGGCGCGGCTGGCGAAGTATCACGGCGACAAGGCCCGGTGGGTTCTGGACGCCTGGACCGAGACGTGGCTGTCGCCCGGCTTCGCGGGCTGGACGCTGGATGCGGCGCTCGCGGCGGTGCGCTGCCCGGTTCTGGCCTTGCACGGCGACCAGGACGAGTACGGCTCCAGGGCCCACCCCGAAAGGATCGCCGCCGGGCGGGGAACCGCGCGGATTCTCCCCGACACCGGCCATGTACCGCACCGTGAGAGAGAGGCGCTCGTCATTGATGAGATCAGGGGCTTCCTGACCTGGCTCTGA
- a CDS encoding DUF563 domain-containing protein has translation MATPLQITLRELEALGLEDEAGRPLVESEPLLPEHEVPILPLAFGDGDFTDRRIVEHPFAGAWRETMYRPAPVRLYRLRDACVHSTAGVTMLANRLVAETLQHVHPPDHGMEVDPESGFTTLQSASVRRVAGRAVHLLAAGAFNYYHWQIDAVSRLPPLPDRYRDDLILVPPLEHAFQTDTLVRLAGDRPIRAHAIATAESVLVEELVLIPNLSGFGYYPHPDMLAAFDRLVASVGAAAPHRRLYIQRTRSPKRRLENEAEVIALLAGAGYEILDLDGLSLADQIRSFAEATHVVGPHGAGLTNLVFCRPGTLVCELQMDCYMNWLFRRLSNLRGVRYGYVMGEIQGPWEAVWPHDRTWRVPLDRARETLAEAGFLT, from the coding sequence ATGGCGACGCCGCTTCAGATCACGCTGCGCGAGTTGGAGGCGCTGGGCCTTGAGGACGAAGCGGGCCGTCCCCTGGTGGAATCGGAGCCTCTGCTGCCGGAACACGAGGTGCCGATCCTCCCGCTTGCCTTCGGTGACGGCGACTTCACGGATCGCCGCATCGTCGAGCATCCCTTCGCCGGAGCGTGGCGGGAAACCATGTACCGTCCGGCTCCGGTAAGGCTGTACCGCCTGCGGGACGCCTGCGTTCATTCGACCGCCGGAGTGACCATGCTGGCCAACCGGCTGGTCGCGGAAACGCTCCAGCATGTCCACCCTCCGGACCACGGGATGGAGGTCGATCCCGAAAGCGGGTTCACGACGCTTCAAAGCGCCAGCGTCCGGCGCGTTGCGGGTCGGGCCGTGCATCTTCTGGCCGCGGGTGCCTTCAACTACTACCACTGGCAAATCGACGCCGTGTCCCGCCTGCCGCCATTGCCGGACCGGTATCGGGACGACCTCATCCTGGTGCCGCCCCTGGAGCACGCCTTCCAAACCGACACGCTCGTCCGCTTGGCCGGCGACCGGCCGATACGCGCCCATGCCATCGCGACGGCGGAAAGCGTCCTGGTGGAGGAATTGGTGCTGATCCCCAACCTCTCGGGCTTCGGCTACTATCCGCACCCGGACATGCTGGCCGCGTTCGACCGTTTGGTCGCAAGCGTCGGCGCCGCGGCCCCGCACCGGCGGCTCTACATCCAGCGAACCCGCTCCCCCAAGCGCCGCCTGGAGAACGAAGCGGAGGTCATCGCCCTGCTCGCGGGCGCCGGCTACGAGATTCTGGACCTCGACGGCCTGTCGCTCGCCGACCAGATCCGCAGTTTCGCCGAAGCCACCCATGTGGTCGGGCCACACGGTGCCGGGCTGACCAATCTCGTGTTCTGCCGTCCAGGAACCCTGGTGTGCGAACTCCAGATGGACTGTTACATGAACTGGCTTTTCCGCCGCCTCTCCAACCTTCGGGGCGTGCGCTACGGCTATGTGATGGGCGAAATCCAGGGACCTTGGGAAGCGGTGTGGCCGCATGACCGGACTTGGCGGGTCCCGCTCGATCGGGCGCGTGAGACGCTGGCGGAGGCCGGCTTCCTGACCTGA
- a CDS encoding acetate/propionate family kinase — MSHRDACLVINAGSSSLKFSVFCGAGKHDLEAVLTGQISGIGTAPRFEAKDAARRVLADGILDEVGPGDRAGLLGFLLTWMRHELRDVRLVAAGHRVVHGGTRFDAPVRLTPAVLAELEALVPLAPLHQPHNIAAMTALAEVYPELPQVACFDTAFHSTRPWQAQMFALPRELTDEGVRRYGFHGLSYEYIAQRLPQIAPELAEARVVVCHLGSGSSLCGMRAGRSVDTTMGFTALDGLPMGTRPGSIDPGVLIYLMREKGMGPDELERLLYHKSGLLGVSGVSNDMRALLDSENPQAAEAVELFCFQVAKQAAGLAAAMGGLDAVVFTAGVGENSAPVRARVAEKLGWLGVHLDGAANRARATRISAGDSRVPVFVIPTDEERMIASHTLDILARSAVHPPLAA; from the coding sequence ATGTCGCACCGTGACGCCTGTCTCGTCATCAACGCGGGCTCCTCCAGCCTGAAATTCTCCGTCTTCTGCGGCGCCGGAAAGCACGATCTGGAGGCGGTCCTGACCGGCCAGATCTCCGGCATCGGCACCGCCCCGCGCTTCGAGGCCAAGGACGCGGCCCGCCGCGTCCTGGCCGACGGCATCCTGGACGAGGTCGGCCCCGGCGACCGCGCCGGTCTGCTCGGTTTCCTGCTGACCTGGATGCGGCACGAGCTGCGGGACGTGCGGCTGGTCGCCGCCGGCCACCGGGTCGTGCATGGCGGCACCCGCTTCGACGCGCCGGTCCGGCTGACCCCGGCGGTGCTGGCGGAGCTGGAGGCCCTGGTGCCGCTGGCTCCGCTGCACCAGCCGCACAACATCGCGGCGATGACCGCGCTGGCCGAGGTCTATCCGGAGCTGCCGCAGGTCGCCTGCTTCGACACCGCCTTCCACAGCACGCGGCCCTGGCAGGCCCAGATGTTCGCCCTGCCGCGCGAGCTGACCGACGAAGGCGTGCGCCGCTACGGCTTCCACGGCCTGTCCTACGAGTACATCGCCCAGCGCCTGCCGCAGATCGCGCCGGAGCTGGCCGAGGCCCGCGTGGTCGTCTGCCATCTCGGCAGCGGGTCGAGCCTGTGCGGCATGCGCGCGGGCCGCAGCGTCGACACCACCATGGGCTTCACCGCGCTGGACGGCCTGCCGATGGGCACGCGCCCCGGTTCCATCGACCCCGGCGTGCTGATCTATCTGATGCGCGAGAAGGGGATGGGGCCGGACGAGCTGGAGCGGCTGCTCTACCACAAGTCCGGCTTGCTCGGCGTGTCAGGGGTCTCCAACGACATGCGCGCCCTGCTGGACAGCGAAAACCCGCAGGCGGCGGAGGCCGTGGAGCTGTTCTGCTTCCAGGTCGCCAAGCAGGCGGCGGGGCTGGCGGCGGCCATGGGCGGGCTGGACGCGGTGGTCTTCACCGCCGGCGTCGGCGAGAACTCCGCCCCGGTGCGGGCGCGGGTGGCGGAGAAGCTGGGCTGGCTCGGCGTCCACCTCGACGGGGCGGCGAACCGCGCCCGGGCCACGCGCATCTCGGCCGGCGACAGCCGCGTCCCGGTCTTCGTCATCCCCACCGACGAGGAGCGGATGATCGCCAGCCACACGCTGGACATCCTGGCGCGCAGCGCGGTGCACCCGCCCCTGGCGGCCTGA
- a CDS encoding bifunctional enoyl-CoA hydratase/phosphate acetyltransferase, whose amino-acid sequence MTANGEASGDLPMAPVEAVPVENVTFDEIAIGQSASIARQLTVMDVELFATVSGNIDPVHLDAKFAADSRFQKVIGHGMWSGALISGVLGTRLPGAGTVYAGQDLRFRRPVGLGDVVTATVTVREKRADTNIVVFDCLCTNQDGEVVVTGTAEVVAPTRKVRRVAHALPQIQMIRHDKHDALLRKCDGLEPVATAVAHPCDESSLKGAVEAAEAGLIDPILIGPAAKIRALAAAHGLDIARYRLVDVEHSHAAAAAAVALARNGEAEAVMKGSLHTDELMAEVVRKETGLRTSRRISHVFVMNVPTYPRALLITDAAINIYPTLEDKVHIVQNAIDLAKVLGVETPRVAILSAVETLNPKIATTLEAAALCKMADRGQITGGILDGPLAFDNAISAEAARIKGIKSPVSGQADILLVPDLEAGNMLAKQLSFLANADAAGIVLGARVPVILTSRADNVRTRLASCAVAALVAAARRPALALNAAAPLAAPLAAE is encoded by the coding sequence ATGACTGCCAATGGTGAAGCCAGCGGCGACCTACCCATGGCCCCGGTCGAGGCGGTCCCGGTCGAAAACGTCACCTTCGACGAGATCGCGATCGGGCAGTCCGCCAGCATCGCGCGGCAACTGACCGTCATGGATGTCGAGCTGTTCGCCACCGTCTCCGGCAACATCGATCCGGTTCATCTGGACGCGAAATTCGCCGCCGACAGCCGCTTTCAAAAGGTGATCGGGCATGGCATGTGGTCCGGCGCGCTGATTTCCGGCGTGCTGGGGACCCGGCTGCCCGGTGCCGGCACCGTCTACGCCGGCCAGGACCTGCGGTTCCGACGCCCGGTCGGGCTGGGCGATGTCGTCACCGCCACCGTGACCGTTCGCGAGAAGCGGGCCGACACGAACATCGTCGTCTTCGACTGCCTGTGCACGAACCAGGACGGCGAGGTCGTGGTGACCGGCACCGCGGAGGTGGTGGCGCCGACCCGCAAGGTCCGCCGCGTGGCCCACGCGCTGCCGCAGATCCAGATGATCCGCCACGACAAGCACGACGCGCTGCTGCGCAAGTGCGACGGGCTGGAGCCGGTCGCCACGGCGGTCGCCCATCCCTGCGACGAAAGCTCGCTGAAGGGCGCGGTGGAGGCGGCGGAAGCCGGCCTGATCGACCCCATCCTGATCGGCCCGGCGGCGAAGATCCGCGCGCTGGCCGCCGCCCACGGGCTGGACATCGCCCGCTACCGTCTGGTGGACGTGGAGCACAGCCACGCCGCCGCCGCGGCCGCCGTCGCGCTGGCCCGCAACGGCGAGGCCGAAGCGGTGATGAAGGGCAGCCTGCACACCGACGAGCTGATGGCCGAGGTCGTCCGCAAGGAGACCGGCCTGCGCACCAGCCGCCGCATCAGCCACGTCTTCGTGATGAACGTGCCCACCTACCCGCGGGCGCTGCTGATCACCGACGCGGCGATCAACATCTACCCGACGCTGGAGGACAAGGTCCACATCGTCCAGAACGCCATCGATCTGGCGAAGGTGCTGGGCGTCGAGACGCCGCGCGTCGCCATCCTGTCGGCGGTGGAAACCCTCAACCCGAAGATCGCGACCACGCTGGAAGCGGCAGCACTCTGCAAGATGGCCGACCGCGGCCAGATCACCGGCGGCATCCTCGACGGGCCGCTGGCCTTCGACAACGCCATCAGCGCCGAGGCCGCGCGCATCAAGGGCATCAAGTCCCCCGTCTCCGGACAGGCCGACATCCTGCTGGTCCCCGATCTGGAGGCCGGCAACATGCTGGCCAAGCAGCTCTCCTTCCTCGCCAACGCCGACGCGGCGGGCATCGTTCTGGGCGCGCGGGTTCCGGTCATCCTGACCAGCCGCGCCGACAACGTCCGCACCCGCCTCGCCTCCTGCGCCGTGGCGGCGCTGGTGGCCGCCGCGCGCCGTCCCGCCCTCGCGCTCAACGCCGCCGCTCCCCTGGCTGCCCCCCTGGCAGCGGAGTGA
- the eno gene encoding phosphopyruvate hydratase → MSAITEIHAREILDSRGNPTVEVDVLLESGAFGRAAVPSGASTGAHEAVELRDGDKSRYGGKGVLKAVESVNGEIFDAIAGLDGSNQRALDLAMIELDGTPNKGRLGANAILGVSLAVAKASAEEAALPLFRYVGGAFANLLPVPMMNIINGGAHADNPIDIQEFMVMPVGAENGAEAIRMGAEIFQALKKKLKDAGHNTNVGDEGGFAPNLASTEDALGFVMKAIEAAGYKPGDDVMLAIDAASTEFFKNGKYELAGEGKSLAPEQMVSYWADLVGRYPIISIEDGMAEDDWEGWKALTDAIGGKVQLVGDDLFVTNPARLADGIKKGVGNSILVKVNQIGTLSETLEAVDMAHKAGYTAVLSHRSGETEDSTIADLAVATNCGQIKTGSLSRSDRLAKYNQLIRIEEMLGAASRFAGRGILKA, encoded by the coding sequence ATGAGCGCCATTACCGAAATCCACGCCCGCGAGATCCTCGACAGCCGTGGGAACCCGACCGTCGAGGTGGACGTCCTGCTCGAATCCGGCGCCTTCGGCCGCGCCGCCGTCCCGTCGGGCGCCTCGACCGGCGCGCACGAGGCGGTGGAACTGCGCGACGGCGACAAGAGCCGCTACGGCGGCAAGGGCGTGCTGAAGGCCGTGGAGTCGGTCAACGGCGAGATCTTCGACGCCATCGCCGGCCTCGACGGCTCCAACCAGCGCGCCCTCGACCTCGCCATGATCGAGCTGGACGGCACCCCCAACAAGGGCCGGCTCGGCGCCAACGCCATCCTCGGCGTCTCGCTCGCCGTCGCCAAGGCCTCGGCGGAAGAGGCCGCCCTGCCGCTGTTCCGCTACGTCGGCGGCGCGTTCGCCAACCTGCTGCCGGTGCCGATGATGAACATCATCAACGGCGGCGCCCACGCCGACAACCCGATCGACATCCAGGAGTTCATGGTCATGCCGGTCGGCGCCGAGAACGGCGCCGAGGCCATCCGCATGGGCGCGGAGATCTTCCAGGCGCTCAAGAAGAAGCTCAAGGACGCCGGCCACAACACCAACGTCGGCGACGAGGGCGGCTTCGCCCCCAACCTCGCCTCCACCGAGGACGCGCTGGGCTTCGTGATGAAGGCCATCGAGGCCGCCGGCTACAAGCCGGGCGACGACGTCATGCTGGCCATCGACGCCGCCTCGACCGAGTTCTTCAAGAACGGCAAGTACGAGCTGGCCGGCGAGGGCAAGTCGCTGGCGCCGGAGCAGATGGTCTCCTACTGGGCCGATCTGGTCGGCCGCTACCCGATCATCTCGATCGAGGACGGCATGGCCGAGGACGACTGGGAGGGCTGGAAGGCGCTGACCGACGCCATTGGCGGCAAGGTGCAGCTGGTCGGCGACGACCTGTTCGTGACCAACCCGGCGCGTCTGGCGGACGGCATCAAGAAGGGCGTCGGCAACTCGATCCTGGTCAAGGTCAACCAGATCGGCACGCTGTCGGAGACGCTGGAAGCCGTGGACATGGCGCACAAGGCCGGCTACACGGCGGTCCTGTCGCACCGTTCGGGCGAGACCGAGGACAGCACCATCGCCGATCTGGCGGTCGCCACCAACTGCGGCCAGATCAAGACCGGCTCGCTGTCGCGCTCCGACCGTCTGGCCAAGTACAACCAGCTGATCCGTATCGAGGAGATGCTCGGCGCAGCATCCCGCTTCGCCGGGCGCGGCATCCTCAAGGCGTAA